CGACCGGGACACAGTTCCAGCGCTTCGTCAAAGAGCTGTATGCCCACCAGCAACGGACCAAGGGTGGGGCCGGGCCCAGCGACGACGAGATCGCGGAGATGGCGAAGACCGCGGGCATGCCGGACGAGATCGTCGACCGTATCGCCGACGGTGGATCGGCAGTCGATGTGGCGGACATGGACACCAACAACTTCGAGTATCTCTACGAGATCGACAACCTAACGACCGGTACGCCAACGGTTTACGACCCGGAGAACGACGAGAAGCTCGATATCTACGACAACAACTGGCTGACGAAGCTGATGCAGACCTAGGTGCGGGTGCGGCGGCGCTCGAGGAACGCGAGCGCGCCCAGCGCCGCCCCGGCGATCAGCCAGCCGACGACGGCGATCGAACCGGCCGGGATGATCGCCAGCGACGCGTTGCGGTCCCGCACCCGCACGAGATCCGGGTTGTTCGTGTCGTATTCGACGTAGATCCGCATGCCCGTCTCCAGCTCGGACGGATAGAGCACACCCAGTTCGGGTCGGTAGGTCACGCGGTCGGGCGTGACGAACTCGATCGTCGAGCGCCGCGGTCCGGCGCTCAGTACCTCGGCGGCCGCGACGCCCATATGCCGCTCGATCTGCCGGTCGTTGCGCCATGCCCCGACCACCATGAGCACCGACTGCAGCGTCACCAGACACGCGACGAGCACGATCCCGATACGGATCCGCCGAATGATGCGCTGCGACCGGGTCTCGCCGGGGCGCGGCGTCAACCGCGGAATCAGCTTGCGCCCCAACGCCATAACTGCCGTCACAGCGCAATCTCGTTCGCTCGGCTCACAGGGCAGCCTTGATCGACGCATGCAACGCCCGCAGCGACGATCGGTCGGCCTTCACCTCCAACACCCGCATCCCCTCGAACGGTTCGTTCAACGCATCCACCAAAGCGTCGACCTCGATCTGCCTGCTGTCGACGTGGTACGCGCGGCACAGCGCGCCGACGTCCACATCG
The nucleotide sequence above comes from Mycolicibacterium moriokaense. Encoded proteins:
- a CDS encoding DUF3592 domain-containing protein gives rise to the protein MALGRKLIPRLTPRPGETRSQRIIRRIRIGIVLVACLVTLQSVLMVVGAWRNDRQIERHMGVAAAEVLSAGPRRSTIEFVTPDRVTYRPELGVLYPSELETGMRIYVEYDTNNPDLVRVRDRNASLAIIPAGSIAVVGWLIAGAALGALAFLERRRTRT